From the Echeneis naucrates chromosome 7, fEcheNa1.1, whole genome shotgun sequence genome, the window GGTAAGTTCATCACTTGATTCAGCAGCACTGTTTACCTTAACATGTAGGAAGTTATGGCCTTGCCTGTACTGCAGGCTTTTTGACATGCTATTTACAGCACTCCTCCGTTGGTGATCCTGCAGCTTATTAAGCCGACCAGTTCTGCTCCAGTGTGTTTCTGGTGTGCAAAGGCTGCAGACAGTGACTCTTTGGTTGTGTATGTCCTCAGCTGGGAGGTGCTGAGTACTTTAAGGGACCACTGAGACAAATTGACAAAACCTTTGAGTCATGATAATCCTACCAGTCCATCTGTGTGGCTGGAGTTTAATTGGTGTAAATGTCAGTTTAACTAGTCTTTCAGCAAGCGGTTAATGCTTTTAATTATCTTTTATGTAACCACAAATATTTTAGTGGCTAattcttgtctgtttttctccccctttcctTGACTGTAGATCCCAAGATTAGGATCTTCGACTTGGGCAGGAAGAAGGCAAAGGTAGATGAGTTCCCACTGTGTGGCCACATGGTCTCTGATGAGTATGAGCAGCTGTCTTCAGAAGGTGAGTACTCAATGAGTCAAACATGCTCCCCAAATGTGTCCTGTTTTTTCcctcaaattaaatcaaaggtATAAACAGGTTTAAGGAATTGGGTTGGAGTGACTGCAGTTGTGGTTACAGCATAGTATTTTACAGCCACAAGATCCATTTTATAGCACTGATCAAAGATTCTTTAATGTGTGCAAGTCCTGTGTGAAATTGtatctttgtgtctttatgCTGAGATTGAGCACTATTTTGAGTTTGAGTCacaccctcccaccccccttTGTAGCTCTGGAGGCTGCCCGTATCTGTGCTAACAAGTACATGGTGAAGACCTGCGGTAAAGATGGTTTCCACATCCGCATGCGCCTGCATCCCTTCCATGTCATCCGCATAAACAAAATGTTATCCTGTGCTGGAGCTGATAGGTGAGTTTCTGTTCAAGTCTTCTGTGCGGGTCTGTTCAAGTGACTGCAGTCTTTGTGTTCAAACAATTTAAGCAGGACCATTTGTCCTTTGTGTTGTTCATGTATTAAGTTTTTTCACTTTCCTTGTTGTGACTCTCAGGCTCCAGACTGGAATGCGTGGTGCTTTTGGGAAACCCCAGGGCACTGTGGCCCGTGTGCACATTGGCCAGGTTATCATGTCTGTGCGGACCAAAGCTCAGAACAAGGAACATGTGGTTGAGGCTCTGCGCAGAGCCAAGTTCAAGTTCCCTGGACGCCAGAAGGTAAGATAGCCCATGACTAGGTTCAACCCCCAGACATcacttatttatatattttatttgttttaatccCTTGTGCTGCGTTAGAATTGGGTATTTTAACACATGTAATACAAGTAGGAAATATGATGGcacatttctgcagcttatCAAATCAACCAGTTCTGCTCCAGTGTGTTTCTGGTGTGCAAAGGCTGCAGACAGTGACTCTGTGGTTGTGTATGTCCTTGGCTGGTAGGTGCTGAGTGCTTTAAGGGACCACTGAGACAAATTAATAAGCTGTTATGATTCAGTAATTTGCTGTTCATAACCCtcttcaaatttatttttatatgccTGACTTGAATTCTGCCATTGCTATCACCTTTAGATCCACATTTCCAAGAAGTACGGCTTCACCAAGTTCAACGCCTGTGACTTCGATGACATGTTGGCTGAGAAGCGTCTGATCCCTGATGGCTGTGGGGTGAAGTACATCCCCAGCAGAGGCCCTCTGTCCCGCTGGAAAGCCCTTCATGCTGTCTAAGCTCAAACATGACCAATAAAACGGGGTTTGATTACAAAAGTAACAGCTCTTTTTGCCTTGATTTCACAGGATTCGTGTAAAATTACTCAGGCTCAGTTGGTCAAATCTCCAAACTGTagtgttttgtgctttttttctgtttgcagatCACAAAGTTGTGCAAACTGGGCTTATTAATAGGCTTTGGTTTagctttcattaaaatgtcataCTTCAGTATTAAATGAGTGACTCAAATCTGTGTTTGACAGGCTGGTTTTTGTCTTGGGAATTTGTACCCAAGTAAGCAGGGAGATCAGTGAAAAATGTGAGCTCAATTCAGAGCAGCAAATGAAAGATGGACATCAAAAGAATAGGAACTATAGAGGCAGGATCCCTGAAGGTCCTCCTGTAGGGCTGGGGTTATCCAAGTGTGGGGAATACACACTTAGAGGGGCATGTCAAATGggaggacatttttattttcatgcttaTCTATTAATTTCTTTATTGAAAACTTGGCGTTACTCCAACAAATTAAGAACATTTTAAGCTTGGTGTACTTCATTTGCGTTTTGTTGGGGAGATTGGGGCAAACTGAGGAAAGACAAGGAACTGGAGCGAAAAATACTAAAGGGGGCATGTACTGAAATGGAAAATACCAGAAAGAAAGCTAAGATATGAAAAACCTTAAAACCTTGTATTCTTGGTAGCAATTGCAGGTCTCTGATTTATCTGTTGCTTTCCTTCCCCCCCCTATCTAGCTGTGGTGTAATACAATCACTCTGTAGTCCACCTGACCTTCACTCCAGCACCCTCAGCTGCTCGAGTCCTCATGGATCAGAGTTGGGTGTTTTAATTGACTATCCCAGAAAATAACACGTCCTTCAAAGATCAATTTAACCGCAAAGAAccagaacagcaaaaaaaaaaaaaaatgacttgctGCTCTGCGGCACAAATGGACTTCCTAATTTATGAGATCAAAATAAACACTAGTTTGAACTGGTTGTCAGTCTGTTCCAGAAAGTCTCACATTGGCTTATCTGCCTaaagattaaatattttacatttcgTGAAACACAATTTATCTAATAAACACAATCATCTACTGCTTATTTGTGATTGTTGACTTTGTCTTGAGAGCTTTTTACATTTCCCCAGAAACCCAGATAAGGACATGGTTTTCAGATCCCTAAGGGTGAGATGTGGTATCTGGCAGCAGGGCATTGTCTATTTGACTCACTGAGAAGAGATAAAAGAGAGATTAGGTCTGTGGACACCACCctgtttctcctccacctctgtcatCCCACTGAGAAACCACAGCTTCTTCACAACAATTACTAAAGACTGGAAGTTCTATGCAAACCAGGCACAAAATTACCTACATTGTCATGTTTAAAAGCggtttaaaatattttccctcCAGGTGTCACACTTCCTGTAACTTGTACTTTAAGtttcaaaatgaagcaaaaGTGGGTggagtaaaagagagaaaacatcaaacacatcAAATTCTTCCCAACTGTTGGTCTCTGAATGATTATCAGTGACTAAATCCCTCATTCCCTCTTTTAACAGAATGGCATTTATTCCCAGCAGTTCCCACTCCCACTGTAGTTAAGCTAGCTACCTAGAGGTTCCTCCCACAGGAAACACGGGGTCAAGTCAGCTTCAAGTTTCACAAGAGTTTCACGGGAGAGGAGGTggtaagaaacaaacaaaccctgcaCGTCCAGCAACTAAGAAGTTGGTGAgttacagttttatttgttttattcttttaacaACCGAGTCAAGGAAAGAAAACGTGTAGTGGGGAAGACAACTTGTAATGTGAGATGTTGGTATGTCAGTGGAAGTCAGTGtgagtttgtatgtttgtgaCACAGTTGTGTTTAATTTTGGATCATCCAGACAACTATTAGAATAATAACATTTCACCAGTCCTTAGTAGTTCTTTTATGACTTCATGTGAGTCctctgtcaaaatgaaaaactaatcATACAAACCTTTCACATTTATCACGACTCTCACAGCTATTTTTAGAAACATGAACAGCTAACCCTGAATCGAGGGACCGAATATTGCCTTTTTATGCTTAAAAGTTCATCTGACTTGATACATTGTGTTAGCTTTTTTTAGGAGCCGGTCATATTAAAGTTTGGACAAAGCAAAGTTAGCTGCTTCTCTCCAGTAAATAAACTAGCCTCACTACTTCCATGCTCAAACATTGTACTTTTATATGAGACATAGAAATTATGTTGCTCTTCATATCTAGCTGTCAACAAGACAGCAGTATAATGTGTTCCCTAAAATACATTTGACAGTGAATATCTGTTAGCTGAACTGCACGCTTAGTCTTCTAGAGTAAGATCATGATAATTGGGTGTTTGGAGAAATTACAATAGATAACAAAGCAGAAGTCCCCCGATATAAGCTTGGTCAGACACAGAAAGATCTGTGTTTGCAGGGGCCAGAGTAAGTTTTTCACCGTACCTCATTGATCCACTTGCTCACCATGTGGACTTTATGTAGTAGTTAGGCTATCATTGATTTATTGTTATTCTTCTGAACCACATATCTCAACAAAggaaagctaaaaaaaaagtgctccGCTTGTCTGGCTGTAACGAGAGGGCTCAGCCAAGCAGTGCTTGGGCTGGCTGGATGCATGAAGAGAACTAGGCACAGTTTGGGAGCCAGTTTTTATCAGTGTACTAAGACTTTGGTGACGATTAGGTAAATCTGGAGCACAATGCAGTCAAGGGCTGATATGAAAGTAGCTTTGGGGGCTGAATGTTAGAgaaaggtgagtgtgtgttaggACAGAATCTGGCTGAGTGTTGAAGTGGCAGTCTggcagatgaggaggaagtgtggTATGGATGGATGAAGCGGTACTGGAGGACCACAACTGCAAGAAATCGATCAATTGCTGTAAGTTTTGTTACACTGTTATCAGGAAAGGTAGCCAtgcccacaacacacacacatgcacatacctGAATAAGGCAGGAGAGCACGAAAGAAACAGAGGAATGAAAAATCAAGCCATGGCATGAGCTGTGGACCTTTCTGTCAGAGCCTGTCATAACAGTCTGCAGGCTGAGCAGGAAAGCCAGAAACTACAATaaggaaaacactgaaacttTGTCTTATTGGACCTCACTGTCTCAGAACTAGAAATCAAATATGTATACAGGTTGTCACAGTGGGGTGGGAGATGTGATTGGATAAAGGTAAACAACAGGGACAGTAGACTCTGTAATGGGAGAAATTTGCTGCTAGGAAGTGCCAAAAATACTTGCAGATGACTCTTGGTTTCATTTATACTTTTGGCCAGGCGAAGCACTACACTACAATTTGTttgaatatgtgtgtttgtgtttgcagttgaATAAAATCTGACCCTGGGTGTCTTTGTCTTCATCCCAGAGGTAACATATCCTATCGCTCTGGGACATGAGGTTGTCTTCCATCCTCCTTATCTCCTTCCTGGTGGGGATGAAGGAAGTTCGAGGGGGCTCGGACTTTAGAGTGTGCGCCTTCAACCTCCATCACTTTGGGGATTCTAAGTCCAAGAAGAGCGATGTCATGCACACTATCACAATGGtaggattaaaaaataaataaataaattagtcaCTGACACAGATGTGTTGGACTTGGGGGTGTggctgctgtgttgtgacatcacaaagttcccaGGCTCATTTTCTGAAAATAGGTTgggcatttctctgtggactgagaaatctgctttatctgctttataataaaaaacgaCATCACCCCTTATACATGATAGAACCTTTAAAAATGATGATAGAAAGATTAATTTCAGTAAATAAAGTGATTCAGAATATATTAATATTGCTGCTATGAAACGAAGGTTGATTGTGTGAATGCACCATCATAGCTGTTGGTCTGAGTAACACTGATATAGATACAGTGATAGGTATGCGTAAGTTATTTAGGATTCATGGTGAAGAGTAAGAACAGAGGCCATCTGAAAAATAGAATTTATGCCTCCAAATTTTTGGGGGTGAAAAATGTATCCCATACTTATTTTGGTGACTTTGGCACAAAAGAAACAATCACATGATCACATTCAGGTCTACTGCTGGAATGAATAGACTCAAACAAAAGGAGAGGATTGACTCAGACTTGCTGCTGGTCTCTTAAAGGGAAGACAGGTGAAGGAACTGGTATAGATATAAGTCCTTAACTCAAAATGCAAAAGGTTGTTGAACTTCACATCACTTTTTCATTGACATCTGTTGTTCCAGATCATCTCTCGCTGTGATGTATGTTTGCTTCAGGAAGTGAGAGACAGTAAAGGAAAAGCTTTACCAACGTTGCTTACACAGCTTAACAGGTAagacacacaatacacacaacaaaactCAACTTCCTTTTTACTAAATCTGACCCTAACACCAGTATTAATTCCTCTGTGTCCCTCCAATATTTAGCTATGACCATTATCATCAGTACAATGCAGTGGCCAGTAAGCGGCTGGGCAGGTCTGACTCATACCAGGagcagtatgtgtttgtgtacaggtcagctggtgtgtgtgtgtgtgtgcgtgcatgcatgcatgcacgtttgtaaaaaaaatcatgttgcTTCACAGCCCGCTGAGGTGAAGACATTGACGGTGATGTTGTACTGTGTCTGTTTGACTGTGTGCAGGACTGATAGAGTCACAGTCACTGGACAATATCAGTATCCAGACAATCGATGGGGAGCTGTTGATGCTTTCTCCAGAGAACCTTTTGTAGTCCGCTTCAGAGCCCCCAGAACAGGTCAGTCCTCAAACATGCTGGATGCAAGACAATGAACTGCATGGCGCAGAATAAGTGTAAACACCTGCACCCTTTCATCCTTCTTTACGTTCAGTTATAAAGGAGTTTGTCCTCATACCTCAGCACACCACTCCAGTGAACACCACAAGGGAGCTCGATGCTCTGTACGACGTTTTACAAGATGTGAGAAAGATGTGGAAAACGGAGGTAATAGAGCTTCTTTCTggatgcatttcttttttcagggAGGTTTAacaacattcacattttcttgttttcatttcagtcacatGCTGTAGAATCTACAGTATGCAACAGCAAATGTAGCACTTTTTCCTGATCTATTCTTCCACCTCCCTCCAcccatttatatttgtatgtatcattcatttcatttagaaTGTGATTCTTCTTGGGGACTTCAACGCTGACTGTGGCTACCTCGCTAAGAAGAACAGGAAGAACGTGCGTCTGATTACAGAGAAGGCCCTTTTTTGGCTCATCGAAGATGAAATTGACACCACAGTGCGATCGACCACCTCCTGCGCTTACGACAGGTGAAGCCACGCTCCTTAAAGTGATAGTTGGGGTAATTTTATGTGGAGTTGTACAACTTCCATTATACTTTCAGCTTTTATATTAGAGAGGAGCAGGAACACTGGTG encodes:
- the dnase1l1 gene encoding deoxyribonuclease-1-like 1, which produces MRLSSILLISFLVGMKEVRGGSDFRVCAFNLHHFGDSKSKKSDVMHTITMIISRCDVCLLQEVRDSKGKALPTLLTQLNSYDHYHQYNAVASKRLGRSDSYQEQYVFVYRTDRVTVTGQYQYPDNRWGAVDAFSREPFVVRFRAPRTVIKEFVLIPQHTTPVNTTRELDALYDVLQDVRKMWKTENVILLGDFNADCGYLAKKNRKNVRLITEKALFWLIEDEIDTTVRSTTSCAYDRIVVHGEKFFRATVPLSAKPFNFQTEYRLTEEQALEVSDHYPVEVLLEVEGSFNGASCLALTGTNQKTSQLKFFSWLVLSHVAFMLFLLT
- the rpl10 gene encoding large ribosomal subunit protein uL16 isoform X2: MGRRPARCYRYCKNKPYPKSRFCRGVPALEAARICANKYMVKTCGKDGFHIRMRLHPFHVIRINKMLSCAGADRLQTGMRGAFGKPQGTVARVHIGQVIMSVRTKAQNKEHVVEALRRAKFKFPGRQKIHISKKYGFTKFNACDFDDMLAEKRLIPDGCGVKYIPSRGPLSRWKALHAV
- the rpl10 gene encoding large ribosomal subunit protein uL16 isoform X1, translated to MGRRPARCYRYCKNKPYPKSRFCRGVPDPKIRIFDLGRKKAKVDEFPLCGHMVSDEYEQLSSEALEAARICANKYMVKTCGKDGFHIRMRLHPFHVIRINKMLSCAGADRLQTGMRGAFGKPQGTVARVHIGQVIMSVRTKAQNKEHVVEALRRAKFKFPGRQKIHISKKYGFTKFNACDFDDMLAEKRLIPDGCGVKYIPSRGPLSRWKALHAV